The DNA segment actttttaatgagtaaaaaattactgagtgcacctcgAAAATATTAATCCAAGCCACTTAAATCCATTAGGGAATCGAAGCAGAACATTATTATAAGTCACAGTGACAAAAATCGTAATTGTATATTGTTTCCCTTGATATTTTCATTGcagttaatttcaatgaatagaATTAACTGTGCATTaatatacttattttgtgtggagcaactgcatgccatattctttatgaaGGCTGCACATCCTAAACAAGCTGAGAGCTGTGCTTCTGAATGACTTCATTGCTATTTTGTACATCGGTTAAACAAGGCAGTGACTAACATTTAACTTCACATTGGACCTCTTTGTAGCATGATAAACAAAACAGTtaatacaatttgaaataaattacaaatagaaAGCAACCAATGCACATGTCTGTAAATGGTTAATGCTTTACAGTTgcaaaaatactaataataattaataataactgactaaatgaaaattaaatgcaGTAATTGATACTTTGATTATTTGTAGCAGCTGTAATTGTGATTGcggtcatttattttaataattgtgcagccctattatAATTGACCTTTTTTCCTGAGATAGACATGACAAAGTTTTTGAGTGTAAAtgttgaatgtcactttgtttCTGTCTGGTAGGGGGCGCATACCTCAGCAAGTTGATCCAGGCAAAAGCTCGACTTTTCACAAGAAGTGTTAAAGAGCAGGGCGCAGCATTCGAATATGTGGTATTTGTCAATAAGGAGGAGAAGAGCTGCGTCTGTGTGTTTCAGGCAGGACATTTACTGGAAGGGGCACCTGGGTGAGCGAAAAGTGCTTTCAAAATAAGATTGACACATCCAGATTTTGTACATCACAATGTTTGAAATATTAGAGCTAAATGTTTGAAGTTCTTCGCTTTAATGCAAATGACTAAAATTGAATGCAACCTTTTTAGGCACAGTGAACCCTAGCTCTCATTTGTGAAGGATGGGGGAATCCCATGTTAAGTTTTcgaacaggaagtgatgtcagaCTATTTTCCTGTGTGGTAGGCATGTACATGGCGGAGCCATAGCCACCATGATTGACACAGTGACAGGTACTCTTGCCGGCTACCTGTCAGGACCTGTTATGACTGCCAATCTTAACATCGACTACCGCAGGTGAACTAATATTTTAGTGCTTCAGAAGCATTTAAAAGGTTTGAGAAAAGTCTTACAGTTTTTAATGATTTTAGAGATTGGTTATCTGTGATCTCAGTGAATATTCACCTGTTAAACCCTGTTCTCCTGTACAGTCCCATGCCTCTGGGTAGTGTGGTTCTATTCCACAGCAATCTGGATAGAATAGAGGGGAGGAAAACCTTCGTCACTTGCAAAGTGACCAGCACTGATGAGTCCAAACTCCACACAGAGGCCACAGGTGgagtacacaaaaaaaaatacacaaacatctGTAATACCTCTGTGCATATTATATAAGAGAGCAAACAAGCTGTTGTCCCTGATGCAATCAGTGTGAAAATATGCATAAACACCCAATTAAAGCAGACTACATTAAACCACATAATGCACACACCCATGTAGACTCACTTCACACATTTTACCTCCTTTTTGCACGCTGATACCACACAGCTGAGAGACCAGTCTGTCACTTATCATGTGTTACCGCTGTGTCACAGATTCTTTAACACATGTTATATAACAAAATGTAGTTATAGACATATCATATAGACACACTTGCATATATGCATATCTTGAACACTTCTTTTGATGAAATGCATTACAGATGTATTGCAGAACCATTTGTAGTAAACGGATCTTATGTGCTGATCTTTTTTCTCACATGTTCTCTCAACTCCTTTTTCTTTCCCTGCAGCTCTATTTGTGTCAATAAATGTGGGCCATTTATTTGGAGCACGAAGCTGAAAGTAGCCCAGAATCCACCACAGGGCTGTGTGCATATGTGCATATCTTTATACACGTGAGTGAGATTGCAGGTGTGTGTCTgaggtggattgtgtgtgtgcgcgcacgtgCAATGACCAACTGATCTAGCTGATATTTTACCTCAGCTTTGTGAATGAGGTATTCAGAAATGCACACATGTAAGAGTTACACAGAATCCTCCATGTATTCACAACTGGCTgcctcattttttattataaaattgtattaatcCTTTATATTTATTTAGAGTGGATTTACTTTTTTACTCTACTTATTATTATTGAGTAAtaacatatttgcaaaatgaaaACCTCTGTGGTCTTTACACTTTTTGGCAGTGCCATATTGCTTATGGTGTTCAAGAAAATTTGAGCATATTGTGTTTTAAATGGAAATGTGTGAATTTAAATGACCTtattatgcttattattattgaGTAATAACATATTTATCTGCCATCATTCTTTAACATTAAAGCCACAAATCTTGAATTGTGTGGTTGTTGTTTATTTCCTGGAAAAGTTATTTTATGAGCTGCCTTTTCTTAGCTCTCAAATTGCTTAATTTATTTAGTCCAGTCTGTATGTCAATCAGTCAACCAATCAGTCAATTAATCAGTAagctgcacatttttaaatgcattttctaaaaaaaaccgAAAGTGTCAGTGCTGTCATTTCAAACTGAAGCTAACTGATCTCGTTTCAAGTTGGAATGATACCACAACATGTCTCTGTCAGTTTAAATCAGACCTGTCCAGCATCATGAGATTCTGTTTTCATCTGTCTTTACCAAAGAATACATGAAACATTCAGTAATCACCTCCTTTATGCTATGTCCATTTCTCTGTATACTGTGAACCTCGTTCTTCCTAGCAAGTATGAAGGTGGATGGTTGTCCACTGTATTCATATTGTGTTCGTGCATTAAATCCATTCCACATTACTACATTATATTCCAGTAAATTTGACTTAATGACACCGCAGTGTAACGATAATGAATGACACATTGTCCACATCAGAGGAGTGTGCATTCATATGTGGAGTCTTTGAACTCAGCATCTCTGTGTCAATACTGTCATGCAGTGCAGTGTAACTTCATATGAATGCAGCCCTAGGTGCATCCTGTGCTtatgtacacatacagtacatattttagATTAATTTTCAGCAAATTATCCCACTCTCtcatctcagagagagagagagaaagaaacatctAAACTCGTCTCTTTCTCTGTATCTCTGTGGTGGCCCCTGCTGTCTTCCACAGGCCCCTCGCATGTCACATATATAGGACGCGGCTAGAGTTGGGTTTCTAACTCTGGAGAGGGCCGAGTGTGCTCTGTTCAAGTGGGCTTTGCGTGATGGCTTCTGTGGGAACACTGAAGCGATGCTCTGTGGGGAGATATTTTCCATGTGTGGTGTTAACGTTCAAACCTCTGTCTGACCAAAATGCCATTTTCCTCATCTCACTATTGCCTTGAAGTCAAAACCTTTTACACGTAGCTTGCATATTCGAGACACATTGGCCTTTTTATCTTTAATAATGACAGCAAACAGTAACGGAAAGAAatgcataaaaattattaaaaggaGCGATCCAGTACTGAATCGATATAAACTGTGTTGTTCGTATTGAACAGTCTGTCAGTCTTTAGCATTCTGTTATTAACTGTATCTGTTCATGCACTCAAGAAATGAAATTATTACCCTTAATTAAATTGTAGAAAGTTTTTACTTTCTGACTAAGtttaagtctgttttttttttttttttttttttttttttttgagccaacataatttatttGGATAAGGTCAAACtaatgtactatagtagttttaactcaacttcattagGTTCTTTAAACTGGGTTTACTatggtttattttaattcattttcttCTGTTGATccaaattatttcattacattaaagATTAGTATATAAATACCAGATGAGGAAGTGCAAGGACAGTGAAACTAAGCAGCACTCGAATCAAGTATCACTTGAAAGTGAGTCACACATGCCATTCTTTACTACAATGATAATTCCCCaaactccagcataacagacactctttttaaatgcCAATAAACCAGAACACTAAACAATTTCTAATTTCTTCTTATTAACCTCATGCTCAAAAATGCatcaaataacacttaatttcaacattttttcaacctatccagtcccatgcaatCCTCTGCCCAGTTTTAACAATGCTACAtttacaccacaaaaagtattaatgtactcccaactcaaatggattaagtaaacttccatttttcaaatttaaatggatagaacgcaatgaaatccAGTTGTGACAAAACgatctagaattgtgttgctttagtccattttaattaagtaaactgaacaagcagtaACAATCCTTTCTTTGAGTACTCAGAAATGTGATTATTTCCTCCAAGACctaaggtttaaggtttaggtgtACCTGAAAACTGTCAATATTTATTGGTTAATTACTATGGAAACGGCTGAATTTATTAAAGTGTGGATACACTGTCATAGTCGCCACGTCATCCAATGACAGTTCAGGCCTTGTAGCATGTAGTGTTCAGAATTCATCTCTTCACGTTAATATCACAGTGAAAGTATGTAGAGTTACATGAAACAATTACAAGTTTATTCTTTGATTAGTTGTTGCAGTTTGGAATTGAAAATAAACCGCATGGAAATACAAATTTTACTATCAGCAAAAAAGGTGTCTTTTGttaataataaacaatacattCATACAGAATTAAAGTGGACTTAAAGGCTCACACAATTTCGCAGTACTCTTCACTCTCCCGTTAAATAATTACTCTCGCGCTTCCCGCGCCTGTTACATAATGATTGATGACATAACACGGTACTGGCTCGGGACAGCGCCAGCGCAGCGCGAGCTCGGACACAGCCATTGCGCGCGCCAGAGGCCACTCGGTCAATTTATCCAACAAGTGcccgtttctctctttctctcactccagGACCGGTCAAcgatttttctctctctttgaaaTGACAGTTAGGCATGTTATTGGCATTCAAGCTACTGCTGAAGCGAAGCGGAGGAGCGTGTTGACATAAACCTTATTTGTTTATTGACCAACCGCACCAACTTTTAGACAATTATTGAAAAATGACGATGTGCTTGTTAAAACGTTTGCGGCGTCCTGGTCGTTAAGGTGTCAGCTGTTTCTATCTTTATTTTCAAACTAGAATTATATTCCTTATGTAATTAGTGAAATGAAGCAGCACTTAACATAAGTAAACAACAAGGTAAAGAGGAAGGACGTGTGTTGGCGCAAAGTTTTGACTTAAAGTAATGGAAAATGACGAACCCGAATCGCCGGACCAGAACAATGTCAACACTCAGACTAGAGGTAAGGGTGTCCTTCATTAACCCATTACACACCTCTATGCTACATTAGGAAAATGTTCAGATTGGGTGTGCTTATGGGCATGTGTGGGTTTGTGTGCGTGCAACACACATTAGTGAAAATGAAACATTGCTCAAACACGCACCCACATATAGTGATAGATATGAGACCAGTTGGTGCCTAAAAATACACCCCTTATGTGACAGTAAGTGCTTGTCTATGTCTGCCAGCAGTCCTATACTAACCCACAGCGCTTGTGCCAAGCCTATGCCAGCGAAACCACAACTCTGGCATGACTTCTTCCTCTGATCCAACACCAGAAGTATGCATTCATAACAGTGTATTTGTGCTCACTGTGTTGCCAAGTGCATGACTGTTAAACGTTGTGCAGTGTCACTTTGTCTGTGACTTTATATCATTCTCAGTGTAGAGTGGGATGGCAGCcaaaatcaaaacattgctttgtgtcAAATTTAGAATGCATGTAAtttgggctgtcacgattatgaaatttggctgacgattaattgcctgttttaaGACTATGGCGATTATTGTCTCTTTAGGGgttttcatgattaattgtcatatatttgtcatatttcttaaggtgtgcttttttctgcatgtgttctTCATATACCTTAAGAAgtcatctttaaatatttaacttgaagcataaaaatcaaataatagGGATaagtgatttccttttaaggctttaaaacttatgaatgatatgaaaaataatgttttaaatatcaacatatttctaaatatttaaaatatgtctcactttttggtcaacttttgttcccttacgactcagtacacttgacattgcgtttgctaacgcatatggggagtgtccttccacacacctagttgaaacctctctacaataacgccaatattctaattttGGCTATGATGTTTGTTATAAAAGCAggcgtgcaaacaccattcctcagaattttcttcaagGCAGTgattcatctcttgtctagaagccctctactgcttcacCGTCGACTACACGTGTCAGCAGGCGGGACCTtcatggcaacgagaagactctctgctcccTTGCAGTGTTCCAGTGAACATCACTCTGCCTCGCCGCTTGATGCTTTGTTGGTGAACatgccgcttcagcatcctgattccccgcagtgcttcggcaggagttgtgtatctttacaagcaattgtatattgttatattgtatgtatatatatatatatatatatatatatatatatataggttcacttacgtgttcaagtatttttaaagatgtcgttccgtaagtgttccttatgcaagaggcacatcccgccgtcagatcagcataaGACCTGCATTCATTGTCTGGGCCATGCCCACGCAGAGTCagttctcatggagacagactgccctcactgtgagggcatgagtctaaAGAGACGCTTCGCTCGCggatcgccctcgttctgagggacgattcagcctcctgggccctcccacctgcctcttcaGTGACACCCAGGGATCACACAAGGAGGCACGGCCGGGCCGCAagttcgagcaggatgaatttgagatGGTTCTCGTGCCGGCAcacgccccgcgagcccctcaatttCCATGTAACGTGTCTATGCTGATACATTATGTGCGTGACGAGCTCTGGCCCTCCACAGGAGTGCACAGCCTCGTCTCGTTTGGCGGTTCTGATACTGGGgatgatgacgatgtcatgtctcttgctgcatcaggcgagtggtcagtggatgacgctactggcccttcccccagcgagggtgaggagcgTGTACACGCCACTGACAAGAAGATGCTTTGCGTCCTTTCAAGGGCAGGCGAAGAGCTCTatatcgagtggtctcctccagaggaacctacacaatctcgccttgatgaatggttccttcAGTCTGGATGGCATCAAGTGACTGCATCCCgtagatctgccccgttcttccctgaagttcataacgaactttCAAAATCCTGGCATGTGCCCTATTCAGCTCGCTCTCGCAGTGattacatcctctctaatgtggatcattgggaagaaaacggttatgcccaactacccccctgAAAGAAGCGGTAGCAGCACCTCTCTGCCCGGCGAGTAGCAGGGCATGGAACTCACGCCCCATTCATCTTTCTAAGCCATGTCAACTAACGTCCGCACTGactggaagagcatactcagtggcgggccaaactggttcagcactccacgcgatgacggtgctccaagttttccaagctaagctcctcaaacaaatggacgagcaaggccaCTATCCAgaaacattcaaagagctccgcactgcAATGGACTTAGCACTGtgagccacgaaagtcactgcactggcaagtatgcgcttcccccagtgcgcctccttcattctgtcatcagcaaagtccgagtggacatgaAAACAATTCTGTtaattgtgccgaaatggcccaatcagtcctggtttctggagatggtagaaattcTGGACGGGCCTtgatgggaaataccgctgaagaaagatcttctctctcaaacacaaggcacggtTTGGCATCCCTAGTCAGCGCTGCAAAGCCTACACGTGTGGCCTTTGAATGGAGCCTGCTAAAGGCCACTAGCGccatccacgagatgcctctatgcactaaaatgaaatgtgttcactgattggtgtctttcacatggcaaagacccagtaaactgccccatacatgaaattctcatatttcttcaagagcgataaGACGTAGGACTCActccatcaatgctcaaagtttatgtggtgactatatctgcgtatgACACACCTGAAGCCAGCGCCACTATAGGCAaaaatgatttaatcataaagttccttagaggagcaagataATTAAATtcacctcggccggctacagtcccaacttggaACCTAACTTTGGGCCTAAAAGCGCTCTCAGGGCCTCGCCtcaagcctttggactctgttgatttacgcatgctctccattaagaccacactactgctggctctggcctcagtaaaacaggttggtgacttacatgcactatcaattgacaattcatgtctagAGTTTGGCCCCGGTTTgtcaaagccactgtcaaacccagaaaaggcaaTGTGCCTAAAGttctaaccatgcccttcagagcacagatggttcaccttcaagctttcttccctcctccatttaattcggatgaggaacaatcctcgcatttgttatgccctgtgtgggtgctacacacatacgttgcgctcacccaccagttcagactgtctgatcagctctttgtgtgctatggaggacgcatgaaaggaatgtccgtctccaagccaGGACTTtatcactggatcgttgatgccaTAGCCTACGAGTCATggggtaagatttgcccaattggtgttaaagcatgctcaactagaggcatggcctcctcatgggcatggacaaatagtgtgtctttacatgacatacagtatgttttgcagcaggatggtattctcaaaacacattcgcaaggttttacaacttagacataacgtctctctcttcacaagtcttctctgtttagagtgcttgctatttcatttgccaaacatataccTTTAAATacaggctccccatcattttacacaaccgcctgctttcaggccattgtaatttaccataaagtcacaagcactttcattataaataaa comes from the Myxocyprinus asiaticus isolate MX2 ecotype Aquarium Trade chromosome 15, UBuf_Myxa_2, whole genome shotgun sequence genome and includes:
- the LOC127453393 gene encoding acyl-coenzyme A thioesterase THEM4-like isoform X2 — encoded protein: MSLWPFSAAMSRDFSQPNSSWSPEMRRVYDHYNALCEVETENGEKTRGPWRKLPSYNRSLKYATGGAYLSKLIQAKARLFTRSVKEQGAAFEYVVFVNKEEKSCVCVFQAGHLLEGAPGHVHGGAIATMIDTVTGTLAGYLSGPVMTANLNIDYRSPMPLGSVVLFHSNLDRIEGRKTFVTCKVTSTDESKLHTEATALFVSINVGHLFGARS
- the LOC127453393 gene encoding acyl-coenzyme A thioesterase THEM4-like isoform X1 — its product is MLGHIARRLCHLHQISNGLRISNLFQLLFKETRRPVSTMSLWPFSAAMSRDFSQPNSSWSPEMRRVYDHYNALCEVETENGEKTRGPWRKLPSYNRSLKYATGGAYLSKLIQAKARLFTRSVKEQGAAFEYVVFVNKEEKSCVCVFQAGHLLEGAPGHVHGGAIATMIDTVTGTLAGYLSGPVMTANLNIDYRSPMPLGSVVLFHSNLDRIEGRKTFVTCKVTSTDESKLHTEATALFVSINVGHLFGARS